Proteins from a genomic interval of Leeia speluncae:
- a CDS encoding CoA-binding protein — MFENPSDESTQAILKKSRRIAVVGLSPNPARPSFGVSKIMRTFGYQIVPVRPAVTDVMGEKAYPDIQSVPGEIDLVNVFRNANELMPIIDACIERRVPAIWIQEGIINEEAANKAKAAGIWVIMDRCIYKDYLRLCR; from the coding sequence ATGTTTGAAAACCCAAGTGATGAAAGTACACAAGCAATACTAAAGAAAAGCAGGCGAATTGCTGTGGTAGGCTTATCGCCAAACCCGGCAAGGCCTAGTTTTGGTGTATCTAAAATTATGCGTACTTTTGGTTACCAAATTGTGCCCGTTCGCCCCGCCGTCACTGATGTCATGGGAGAAAAAGCCTATCCAGATATCCAATCGGTGCCTGGCGAAATTGATTTAGTGAATGTTTTTCGCAATGCCAATGAGTTAATGCCGATCATTGATGCCTGCATAGAAAGACGAGTGCCGGCCATTTGGATTCAAGAAGGCATTATTAACGAAGAAGCGGCGAATAAAGCCAAAGCCGCTGGTATTTGGGTGATCATGGATCGCTGTATTTATAAAGATTATTTAAGACTTTGCCGTTAA
- the dapF gene encoding diaminopimelate epimerase, whose translation MATNTLSFTKMQGLGNDFVVLDGINQQITITPEWLRQIGDRRFGVGFDQLLLVEKPDHPEHDFKYRIFNCDGSEVEQCGNGARCFARFVVDKGLTNKSRLLVETAKGVIEPELGADGLVTVNMGAPRFLPEEIPFIASTNEVLYELALSTGENVTISTVSMGNPHAVTVVTDVETAPVESFGPLIEKHERFPEKVNAGFMQVVSRQEINLRVFERGAGETLACGTGACAAVVAGIRQGLLASPVLVNARGGQLSIAWNGDNQPVMMTGPAVTVFEGMLPAASK comes from the coding sequence ATGGCAACAAACACCTTATCCTTTACCAAAATGCAGGGCTTAGGCAACGATTTTGTTGTGCTAGACGGCATTAACCAACAGATCACAATTACGCCTGAATGGTTACGCCAAATTGGTGACCGTAGATTCGGGGTGGGGTTTGACCAGTTATTACTAGTCGAAAAACCAGATCATCCAGAACATGATTTCAAGTACCGCATTTTTAACTGTGATGGCAGCGAAGTAGAGCAATGTGGCAATGGCGCCCGCTGTTTTGCCCGTTTTGTGGTGGATAAAGGCTTAACCAATAAATCTCGTTTATTGGTAGAAACCGCCAAAGGGGTAATTGAACCAGAACTAGGAGCCGATGGGCTGGTAACCGTCAATATGGGCGCGCCACGCTTTCTTCCTGAGGAAATCCCCTTTATTGCCAGCACAAATGAAGTGCTATATGAATTAGCGCTGTCGACAGGTGAAAATGTCACCATTAGCACCGTATCGATGGGAAATCCACATGCGGTCACTGTCGTAACAGATGTAGAAACCGCACCAGTTGAATCCTTTGGTCCGCTTATTGAAAAGCACGAGCGTTTTCCAGAAAAAGTAAACGCGGGTTTTATGCAGGTAGTAAGCCGCCAAGAAATTAATTTACGTGTTTTTGAACGTGGCGCGGGCGAAACACTCGCGTGTGGCACAGGTGCTTGTGCCGCCGTTGTGGCCGGTATTCGTCAAGGATTATTAGCTAGCCCGGTATTAGTGAATGCGCGTGGCGGACAACTTTCTATTGCTTGGAACGGGGACAACCAGCCAGTCATGATGACAGGGCCTGCGGTGACGGTTTTTGAAGGCATGCTACCAGCAGCAAGTAAATAG
- a CDS encoding DUF484 family protein: MQAADVAQYLKDNPAFFEDYADFLADIFVPHPHGGHAISLAEKHMLTLRERTRLLESKLGELLQFGEENDAISDKVHRIVVSLLRTPSTEAVVNTFLFHLTENFNVPQASLRVWQGVKGLEGLPAAEAVDDSVKALALDMQHPYCGPEIHPEIKTWFGDSVEELKSYALVPLRHGETIGILAMGSEDPHRFFPEMGTLYLDRLGELLTSALQRDAAISVAQQHTSESVE, translated from the coding sequence ATGCAAGCAGCAGACGTTGCACAATATCTAAAAGATAATCCTGCCTTTTTTGAGGATTATGCAGATTTCCTCGCGGATATTTTTGTTCCACACCCTCATGGTGGACACGCGATTTCACTTGCTGAAAAACATATGCTAACGCTGCGTGAGCGCACCCGTTTGCTAGAAAGCAAACTAGGTGAACTTCTGCAATTTGGCGAAGAAAATGACGCAATTAGCGACAAAGTACATCGAATTGTTGTCTCATTGTTACGCACTCCTTCAACAGAAGCAGTGGTCAACACCTTCTTGTTTCACCTAACCGAAAACTTTAACGTGCCGCAGGCTAGCTTACGTGTGTGGCAAGGCGTGAAAGGCCTAGAAGGCTTACCGGCAGCGGAAGCCGTCGATGACAGCGTAAAAGCGCTGGCACTAGACATGCAGCACCCTTACTGCGGCCCGGAAATTCACCCTGAGATTAAAACTTGGTTTGGCGACAGTGTAGAAGAGCTAAAGTCTTATGCGCTGGTTCCGCTACGCCATGGTGAAACGATTGGTATTTTGGCAATGGGCAGTGAAGACCCACATCGTTTCTTCCCAGAAATGGGGACATTGTACCTAGACCGTCTTGGCGAATTGCTAACTTCTGCTTTACAACGGGATGCAGCGATTTCAGTAGCGCAGCAACACACCAGTGAATCGGTAGAGTAA